One genomic region from Argentina anserina chromosome 2, drPotAnse1.1, whole genome shotgun sequence encodes:
- the LOC126784356 gene encoding probable E3 ubiquitin-protein ligase ARI10, translated as MDNMHESDEDANELEGDLPVDYDVDEFGETSSVPEKNYTLLKEEEIAKLEQDYITEVSTVLFVSESDACLLLPHFSWRVEDLQDEWFADEDKVRDKAGLLKKPVVQHSAGLNLKITCGICFQEYNISSGSTISAILTASCGHPYCRACWAGYIGTCINEGGSACLMLRCPEPKCSAAIGPDLIHNVLVMSENKEKALYDKYKRYLLRSYVDNHRKIKWCPAPNCDYAVQFDSLGEMVSYDVSCVCSRSYCWNCTDENHRPVDCKTVKNWLLKNQDDSHNGQWIMANTKPCPKCKRSIEKNEGCNHMTCRSPCFYQFCWYCLGPYLSGCHCNRFYKTNSDQSYEGNWGVAEIDRREAKRELERYIHYYERWETNGRSKKKAIEDFEKVKALHIKELGTLQKNTVEHVYDFIIQAWQQIIECRQVLRWTFVYGYYMSEKEEHSNKRAFFECLQGHAEYSLERLHGCAERELQPFLVSISDIKDSEFSDFKKKLTGLTKVTENYFNKLASALEEGLSEIETNKRMRHPEPSKKSKKKKKRNRYARRVI; from the coding sequence ATGGACAATATGCATGAGAGCGATGAAGACGCGAATGAGTTAGAGGGAGATCTCCCAGTAGATTACGATGTCGATGAGTTTGGTGAGACTTCGTCGGTACCGGAGAAAAACTACACTCTtttaaaagaagaagaaattgcCAAACTTGAGCAAGATTATATTACAGAAGTATCCACTGTCCTTTTTGTATCTGAATCTGATGCATGCTTGCTGCTCCCTCACTTCAGTTGGAGGGTTGAGGATCTGCAGGATGAATGGTTTGCTGATGAAGATAAAGTTCGAGACAAGGCAGGCTTGTTGAAGAAACCAGTAGTCCAACATAGCGCCGGCCTAAATCTGAAAATCACTTGTGGAATATGTTTTCAGGAGTACAACATTTCATCTGGGAGTACTATCAGCGCTATTTTGACAGCCTCCTGTGGCCATCCTTATTGTCGAGCTTGCTGGGCAGGTTATATCGGCACATGTATCAATGAGGGTGGTTCTGCCTGTTTGATGCTCAGGTGTCCTGAACCAAAATGCAGCGCAGCGATCGGTCCGGATTTAATCCACAATGTGTTGGTGATGTCAGAGAATAAGGAAAAGGCCTTGTATGACAAGTACAAGCGCTACCTGCTAAGATCTTATGTCGATAATCACAGGAAGATCAAATGGTGTCCTGCTCCTAATTGCGATTACGCAGTTCAGTTTGATAGTTTGGGGGAGATGGTGTCGTACGATGTTTCTTGTGTTTGCTCTCGAAGTTATTGCTGGAATTGCACAGACGAGAATCATCGTCCCGTGGACTGCAAGACTGTTAAGAACTGGCTTTTGAAAAACCAGGATGATTCTCATAATGGCCAGTGGATAATGGCCAATACAAAGCCTTGTCCCAAGTGCAAGAGATCAATTGAAAAGAATGAGGGGTGTAATCACATGACCTGCAGGTCCCCTTGTTTTTATCAATTCTGCTGGTATTGTCTCGGGCCATACTTGTCAGGTTGCCATTGCAACAGGTTTTACAAAACTAATTCCGATCAGTCATATGAGGGGAACTGGGGCGTCGCTGAGATTGATAGAAGGGAAGCAAAGAGAGAGTTAGAGAGATATATTCATTACTATGAGCGTTGGGAAACCAATGGAAGATCGAAGAAAAAGGCTATAGAGGATTTCGAGAAGGTGAAAGCCTTGCACATTAAGGAACTTGGAACCCTGCAGAAGAATACAGTAGAACATGTATACGATTTCATTATACAAGCTTGGCAACAGATAATTGAGTGCAGGCAGGTACTGAGATGGACCTTTGTCTATGGCTATTACATGAGCGAGAAGGAAGAGCATAGTAACAAGCGGGCGTTTTTCGAGTGTTTGCAAGGTCATGCCGAGTACAGCCTCGAGCGGCTTCACGGCTGTGCTGAGAGAGAACTGCAACCTTTTCTGGTCTCTATTAGTGACATTAAGGACTCCGAGTTCAGCGACTTCAAGAAAAAGCTTACAGGGCTAACAAAGGTGACCGAAAATTACTTCAACAAGCTGGCTAGTGCGTTGGAGGAGGGACTTTCAGAGATagaaacaaataaaagaaTGCGCCATCCAGAGCCATCGAAAAAatcgaaaaagaagaagaaaagaaatagatATGCACGCAGAGTTATTTAA
- the LOC126784357 gene encoding LOW QUALITY PROTEIN: probable E3 ubiquitin-protein ligase ARI8 (The sequence of the model RefSeq protein was modified relative to this genomic sequence to represent the inferred CDS: inserted 3 bases in 2 codons; deleted 3 bases in 2 codons; substituted 1 base at 1 genomic stop codon) — MSTYSSCHSCAADHRQSYNVLKEEEIAKLQEDAITEDTSVLSITSSQPAACFVLTQYNWNVINLNDDWFTDEDRTRQKAGLLEKPVVQSNAKXQRICGICFDDYNYGSMYYAACGHPFCGDCWRGYVGTAIKDGARTCLMLRCPEPKCRASVCSDLISVLMSKQXFEKYWHYLLKSYVEQETKIKWCPAPDYKYAVKFNRYETKNYDVSCLCSYSYCWNCTEESHRPVDCETVRKWTMKNKDDSQNASWILSNTKPCPKCKKAIQKNEGCHHMICRAPCKYEFCWYCLAKFNDYTTRCCNGFDAYTAGNRGQLKELELEPGQKKVKEYLDRYLHYFERWANNKSSKEKAVESLNEVPNKHIKELVNRKQQYLTELELSFVIEAWQQIIECRQVLRWSYVYGYYMPEDNKKPELFEEMQGHAEFSLERLHKCAXELQPFLDSEEELKDDFHKFRVKLETLTRATKDYFKKLVTALEQGLLEMDASSGSY; from the exons ATGAGTACttattct TCCTGCCACTCCTGCGCCGCCGATCATCGTCAGAGCTATAATGTtctgaaagaagaagagattgCCAAACTTCAAGAGGATGCTATCACCGAAGACACTTCGGTACTCTCTAta acaagttcacaaccagCGGCGTGTTTCGTCTTAACTCAATACAACTGGAACGTGATCAATCTAAACGACGACTGGTTCACCGACGAAGACAGAACCCGGCAGAAGGCCGGTCTGTTGGAGAAGCCTGTCGTTCAATCTAATGCTA CCCAGAGGATCTGCGGGATTTGTTTCGATGATTACAACTATGGATCGATGTATTACGCTGCGTGCGGCCATCCTTTCTGTGGAGACTGCTGGAGAGGTTACGTCGGCACAGCGATCAAGGATGGTGCC CGTACGTGCTTGATGCTGAGGTGTCCCGAACCGAAGTGTAGGGCGTCGGTTTGCTCCGACTTGATCTCGGTCCTGATGTCGAAACAGTAGTTCGAGAAGTACTGGCACTACCTGTTGAAATCCTATGTCGAACAGGAGACCAAGATCAAGTGGTGTCCTGCTCCGGATTATAAGTACGCTGTTAAGTTTAATAGGTATGAGACCAAAAACTATGATGTTTCGTGTCTATGTTCGTACAGCTATTGCTGGAATTGTACGGAGGAGAGTCACCGTCCGGTGGACTGTGAGACGGTGAGGAAGTGGACGATGAAGAACAAGGACGACTCGCAAAATGCGTCGTGGATATTGTCCAACACCAAGCCGTGTCCAAAGTGCAAGAAAGCAATTCAGAAGAACGAAGGGTGTCATCATATGATTTGCAGAGCTCCTTGTAAGTATGAGTTCTGTTGGTATTGCCTTGCGAAATTCAATGACTACACAACTAGATGTTGCAATGGGTTCGATGCGTATACAGCGGGAAATCGTGGTCAGCTCAAGGAGTTGGAGCTGGAACCGGGacagaagaaggtgaaggaGTATTTAGATAGGTATCTTCATTATTTCGAGCGATGGGCAAACAATAAGTCTTCGAAGGAAAAGGCTGTCGAGTCATTGAACGAGGTGCCAAACAAGCACATTAAGGAGCTAGTTAATAGGAAACAGCAGTATCTGACTGAGCTTGAACTCAGTTTCGTCATAGAGGCATGGCAACAGATAATTGAATGTAGGCAGGTGCTGCGGTGGAGTTATGTTTATGGCTACTACATGCCTGAGGATAATAAGAAGCCCGAGCTGTTTGAAGAGATGCAAGGTCATGCAGAGTTCAGCCTCGAGAGGCTTCACAAATGCGC TGAATTGCAACCATTTCTTGATTCTGAGGAAGAACTAAAGGATGATTTCCATAAATTTCGCGTAAAACTTGAAACATTGACCAGGGCCACTAAAGATTATTTCAAGAAGCTGGTTACAGCCCTGGAGCAAGGCCTATTGGAGATGGATGCATCGTCAGGTTCTTACTAG
- the LOC126783343 gene encoding uncharacterized protein LOC126783343, giving the protein MLYKKPPSQVLRFSLKGKGQLTMATTRLLRTFKPMTIHSSSASSSSSSSPPTIVRYLSKDAGLMSGEQRLGTVNERKQMAIVKASVASSETETLTTSKPQVNEGVVHLATLVTKTHRSMLILLRTALKRKSMKMQVQMFIEKGIIDCRFFTLLAVAGSLLGSVLCFVEGCFIVLESYFQYFHALSHKTDQGHMVHLLIEAIDMFLVGTAMLIFGVGMYAMFMGSKAVDNKGPRFTESNLFGLFYMKSPPAWVDMKSVSQAKSKIGHAVVMILQVGLLEKFNSIPLVTPLDLACFAGAVLVSSACILILSRLDYSATTAN; this is encoded by the exons ATGTTATATAAAAAGCCTCCAAGCCAAGTACTTCGTTTTAGTCTCAAAGGGAAAGGGCAGCTAACAATGGCAACCACTAGATTATTGCGCACGTTTAAGCCTATGACCATTCATTCCTCCTCtgcctcttcttcttcgtcttcttcaccACCAACAATTGTTAGGTATCTGAGCAAGGACGCCGGGTTGATGAGTGGAGAGCAAAGACTTGGTACTGTAAATGAGCGGAAACAGATGGCGATTGTTAAGGCTTCAGTGGCTTCTTCCGAGACCGAGACGCTTACCACATCAAAACCGCAAGTGAATGAGGGAGTTGTACATTTGGCTACCTTGGTTACAAAGACGCATCGTTCTATGCTCATTCTACTAAGAACGGCTCTCAAGCGAAAATCTATGAAGATGCAAGTCCAGATGTTCATTGAGAAG GGCATAATTGACTGCCGGTTCTTTACACTACTTGCTGTTGCAGGATCCTTACTTGGTTCAGTATTGTGCTTTGTCGAG GGTTGCTTTATTGTTCTAGAGTCATATTTCCAGTATTTTCATGCCTTGTCTCACAAAACAGATCAAGGACATATGGTGCACCTGCTTATTGAAGCAATAG ATATGTTCCTAGTAGGAACAGCCATGCTTATTTTTGGGGTGGGGATGTATGCCATGTTCATGGGATCAAAGGCGGTGGATAATAAAGGACCGCGATTCACTGAGTCAAATTTGTTTGGGCTCTTCTATATGAAG TCACCTCCAGCCTGGGTTGATATGAAATCAGTTTCGCAAGCAAAATCTAAAATTGGGCATGCAGTGGTGATGATACTTCAAGTGGGACTATTGGAGAAGTTTAACAGTATCCCTCTTGTCACACCGTTGGACCTTGCGTGTTTTGCCGGAGCTGTGCTTGTTTCCTCTGCTTGTATCTTGATTCTTTCAAGACTTGATTATTCAGCTACCACTGCTAACTGA
- the LOC126784358 gene encoding uncharacterized protein LOC126784358 has product MRRSPAFRRRMGRRKCEKKEAKSCSGLADELVKCLSECDCVKVEKRPVRECAGEKSPSISSECIGLRETYFNCKRGQVDMRNRIRGNKGY; this is encoded by the exons ATGAGAAGGTCGCCGGCGTTTAGAAGAAGAATG GGGAGGCGAAAGTGCGAAAAAAAAGAGGCCAAGTCTTGCAGTGGGCTGGCAGATGAGTTAGTGAAGTGTCTGAGTGAGTGTGATTGCGTTAAGGTTGAGAAGCGACCGGTCAGGGAATGTGCCGGGGAGAAGAGCCCATCAATATCAAGCGAGTGCATTGGTCTTAGGGAAACATATTTCAATTGCAAGAGAGGCCAGGTTGACATGAGGAATCGGATTCGGGGCAACAAAGGCTATTGA
- the LOC126784464 gene encoding uncharacterized protein LOC126784464, translated as MELQSVCLGIPSSNSTSSSNRLSPTQTVTATYGGRLRTRISSKSYLVPGLNMSVKKSSMLCLNKGAIMCASNPSLNGNLEFSREKESEVLSKASDGVEPFRGKSGSISFCGLTHQSVEEGNLLSAPFDEEKGSFLWFLAPVALIASFVFPQFFIGNAIEAYLQNEVLVEIATSLASDAVFYVGLATFLLVTDHVQRPYLQFSTKRWGLITGLRGYLTSAFFTAGFKVVAPLVAVYITWPVLGLPGLVAVAPFLVGCAAQLLFEKVLDKRGSSCWPLIPIIFEVYRLYQLTKADYFIKKLMYAMDGLPTSPELLEKSGALFAMEVTVGTLCLVCLWSLVTFLMRLFPSRPVAEKY; from the exons ATGGAGCTCCAATCTGTTTGTCTTGGGATTCCCTCCTCAAATTCCACTTCATCCAGTAACCGTTTATCCCCCACCCAAACT GTTACAGCAACTTACGGTGGGCGGCTCCGTACTAGAATTTCCTCCAAAT CTTATTTGGTGCCAGGATTGAACATGTCTGTGAAGAAGTCCTCAATGCTTTGCTTGAACAAGGGAGCTATAATGTGTGCTTCTAACCCTAGTCTAAATGGGAACTTGGAGTtttcaagagagaaagagtctGAGGTACTTAGTAAGGCAAGTGATGGGGTAGAGCCTTTTCGTGGCAAGTCGGGTTCGATTTCGTTTTGTGGGTTGACACACCAGTCAGTGGAGGAAGGGAACTTGCTTTCGGCACCGTTTGATGAGGAGAAGGGGTCGTTTCTTTGGTTCTTAGCCCCTGTTGCGTTGATTGCCTCGTTTGTATTCCCGCAGTTCTTCATTGGCAATGCCATTGAAGCTTACTTGCAGAACGAGGTTCTCGTAG AAATCGCAACTTCATTAGCATCAGATGCTGTATTTTATGTGGGACTTGCAACATTTTTACTTGTCACCGACCATGTTCAGAGGCCATACCTACAGTTCAGTACAAAGAGATGGGGTCTCATTACCGGCCTAAGAGGATACTTGACATCCGCTTTCTTCACAGCGGGCTTCAAGGTGGTTGCACCTCTGGTTGCAGTTTACATAACCTGGCCAGtgcttggcttgccaggcttGGTTGCTGTTGCTCCCTTTCTAGTTGGTTGTGCCGCTCAGCTTTTATTTGAGAAGGTTCTTGACAAGCGAGGATCGTCTTGTTGGCCTCTTATTCCTATTATCTTTGAG GTTTACAGACTATACCAGTTGACAAAAGCTGATTACTTTATCAAGAAATTGATGTATGCAATGGACGGTCTGCCTACATCCCCAGAACTTCTGGAGAAAAGCGGTGCATTATTTGCGATGGAGGTCACTGTTGGAACCCTTTGCTTGGTGTGCCTGTGGTCTCTGGTGACATTTCTCATGAGGCTGTTTCCTTCCAGACCTGTAGCAGAGAAGTACTGA
- the LOC126782373 gene encoding allene oxide synthase 1, chloroplastic yields the protein MAATSSLAFPSLQLQFQTPRRSSTSTRRLSFRPICASVSEKSSSSSSSISSQPADTTELPLRKIPGDYGLPFVGPLKDRQDYFYNQGRDEFFKSRILKHQSTVFRVNMPPGPFITTKSQVIVLLDGKSFPVLFDTSKVEKKDVFTGTYMPSLELTGGYRILSYLDPSEPKHDKLKRLMFYLLKSGIKSVIPEFHSCYSEFFETLETKLADKGRASFNEANDQAAFNFLARSLYGANPAETQLGTDGPKLVQKWVLFQLSPILSLGLPKFIEDPVFHTFPLPPFLVKKDYQRLYDFFYQSSGHVLDEAERLGVSRDEACHNLLFATCFNSFGGMKLFFPSMLKWIGRSGAKLHSELAQEIRSAVRSNGGKITMSALEQMPLMKSVVYEAFRIEPPVPLQYGRAKTDLVIESHDAAFKVKEGELLFGFQPFATKDPKIFKNAAEFVPDRFVGEEGEKLLQYVLWSNGPETEAPTVGNKQCAGKDFVMLASRLLVVEFFLRYDSFEIEVAASPLGAAITMTSLKRASF from the coding sequence ATGGCTGCTACTTCCTCATTAGCTTTTCCTTCTCTGCAACTACAGTTCCAAACTCCACGCAGGTCGTCTACTTCTACTCGCCGACTTTCCTTCCGTCCGATCTGCGCCTCTGTCTCGGAGAagtcatcatcttcatcctcCTCCATCTCATCACAACCCGCAGACACAACCGAGCTTCCCCTGAGGAAAATCCCCGGGGACTATGGTCTCCCTTTTGTTGGTCCCCTCAAGGATCGCCAGGACTACTTCTACAACCAAGGCAGGGATGAGTTCTTCAAGTCCCGAATCCTGAAGCACCAGTCCACTGTGTTCCGAGTCAACATGCCACCTGGTCCCTTCATCACCACCAAATCCCAGGTCATCGTTTTGCTCGATGGCAAGAGCTTCCCTGTCCTCTTTGACACTTCCAAGGTCGAAAAGAAAGACGTCTTCACCGGCACCTACATGCCCTCATTGGAGCTCACTGGCGGTTATAGAATACTCTCATACCTCGACCCCTCGGAGCCGAAGCACGACAAGCTCAAGCGTTTAATGTTCTATCTCCTAAAGTCTGGTATTAAGTCTGTGATTCCTGAGTTCCACTCATGCTACTCCGAGTTTTTCGAAACTCTGGAAACCAAGCTCGCGGATAAAGGTAGAGCCAGCTTTAACGAGGCCAACGATCAAGCAGCTTTCAATTTCTTGGCTCGATCATTGTACGGAGCTAATCCGGCAGAGACTCAACTCGGCACCGACGGTCCAAAATTGGTTCAGAAATGGGTTTTGTTCCAACTGAGTCCAATTCTATCTCTTGGTCTACCAAAGTTCATTGAAGATCCTGTGTTTCACACCTTCCCTCTTCCACCATTTCTGGTCAAGAAAGACTACCAGAGACTGTACGACTTCTTCTACCAGTCATCCGGTCACGTGCTCGACGAGGCTGAGAGGCTGGGAGTCTCCAGAGACGAAGCGTGTCACAATCTGCTATTCGCCACGTGTTTCAACTCATTCGGAGGCATGAAGCTCTTCTTTCCAAGCATGCTCAAGTGGATCGGCCGTTCCGGAGCTAAACTGCACAGTGAACTAGCACAGGAGATCCGCTCTGCCGTCAGATCCAACGGCGGGAAGATCACCATGTCTGCATTGGAGCAAATGCCGCTGATGAAGTCTGTGGTTTACGAAGCTTTCAGGATCGAGCCACCGGTTCCTCTACAGTACGGTAGGGCAAAGACTGACCTAGTTATTGAGAGCCACGATGCGGCGTTTAAGGTTAAGGAAGGCGAGCTCTTATTCGGGTTCCAACCGTTTGCTACCAAGGACCCCAAAATCTTCAAAAACGCGGCGGAGTTTGTGCCGGACCGGTTTGTCGGTGAGGAAGGGGAGAAGTTGTTACAATATGTGCTCTGGTCTAACGGTCCGGAGACGGAGGCCCCGACCGTCGGAAACAAACAGTGCGCCGGAAAAGACTTCGTCATGCTGGCATCGAGGCTGTTGGTGGTGGAGTTCTTTCTCCGATATGATTCGTTCGAGATTGAAGTTGCTGCTTCGCCTTTAGGAGCTGCCATTACTATGACCTCGCTGAAAAGAGCTAGCTTTTGA